From Nitrospirota bacterium, the proteins below share one genomic window:
- the gcvH gene encoding glycine cleavage system protein GcvH, which produces MKKKKGTGFEFPEDLKYTREHEWGRKEDDGIVTVGISDYAQDALGDIVYVELPEEGEEVLKGESFGFVESVKSVSDLYAPVSGKVVEVNLDVKETPDLLNQDPYGDGWLIKISLGDAAELDELMNSVEYAAFVEEEIEKGEGEEE; this is translated from the coding sequence ATGAAGAAGAAAAAAGGAACCGGCTTCGAATTCCCCGAGGACTTGAAGTACACGAGGGAGCACGAATGGGGCCGCAAGGAGGACGACGGCATCGTGACCGTCGGGATCAGCGACTACGCGCAGGATGCCCTGGGCGATATCGTTTACGTGGAGCTTCCGGAAGAGGGCGAGGAAGTCCTGAAGGGCGAGTCGTTTGGGTTCGTGGAATCGGTGAAGTCGGTGTCCGATCTCTACGCTCCCGTGAGCGGCAAGGTGGTGGAAGTCAATCTGGATGTGAAAGAGACGCCCGACCTGCTCAATCAGGACCCGTATGGCGACGGCTGGCTCATCAAGATTTCGCTGGGCGATGCCGCGGAACTGGATGAGCTGATGAATTCGGTGGAGTACGCCGCATTTGTTGAGGAGGAGATCGAGAAAGGCGAAGGGGAGGAGGAGTGA
- a CDS encoding glycine cleavage system protein T, protein MRKTPLYAWHRKAGARMIDFAGWDMPVYYSGILEEHLAVRQKAGLFDISHMGRFEAKGPGAHTLLQSLFTNNLEKLTPGRALYGLFCDEKGGVIDDLIIYQLGDAEYYICVNAVNREADWKWLKEHAASYGRGPVGAPFTRHGGLMGASSDAGLVGAGFSPRLERRLKPAATGIEPDAGIKPAATGSLNGAVALKDLSDVTAQLAVQGPHAAAIVGSVLGPIATGLKYFGCATVDWKGESILVTRTGYTGEDGYELYLPDGVAEPLWDALLKAGKPQGLAPIGLGARDSLRIEMGYPLYGHEISKEIGPVEAGLLRFVDLKKESFVGKQAIQKRAEKPPAKLCGVALKKDGMIRDHYEVATGSPSTAIGLITSGCFSPVLKRSIGLALLTSSPVGAPFTGASSDAGVKPAAPGMGQDAGMKPAATRSGWEGAHIRIRIRAKEVEAEIAKVPFVTPGTKKA, encoded by the coding sequence ATGCGAAAAACGCCGCTGTATGCGTGGCACAGGAAGGCCGGGGCGCGAATGATCGACTTCGCAGGCTGGGACATGCCCGTGTATTACTCGGGCATCCTCGAAGAACACCTCGCCGTTCGTCAGAAGGCGGGCCTGTTCGATATCAGCCATATGGGCCGCTTCGAGGCGAAAGGCCCCGGCGCTCACACTCTTCTCCAATCCCTCTTCACCAATAATCTTGAGAAGCTGACGCCCGGCCGCGCCCTCTACGGCCTTTTCTGCGATGAAAAGGGCGGGGTGATTGACGACCTGATCATTTACCAGTTGGGAGACGCGGAATACTACATCTGCGTGAACGCCGTGAACCGCGAGGCGGACTGGAAATGGCTCAAGGAACACGCGGCCAGCTATGGACGCGGGCCGGTAGGCGCACCCTTTACCCGCCACGGCGGGTTGATGGGTGCGTCTTCGGACGCAGGGCTGGTAGGCGCGGGCTTCAGCCCGCGTCTTGAGCGCAGGCTAAAGCCTGCGGCTACCGGGATTGAACCGGACGCAGGCATTAAGCCTGCGGCTACCGGGAGCCTGAATGGAGCTGTGGCGCTGAAAGATCTCAGCGATGTGACGGCTCAGCTCGCCGTGCAGGGGCCCCATGCGGCTGCGATTGTCGGCAGCGTGCTGGGCCCGATCGCCACCGGCCTGAAGTATTTCGGTTGCGCCACAGTGGATTGGAAAGGCGAGAGCATTCTGGTCACCCGGACCGGCTACACCGGCGAGGATGGCTACGAACTCTATCTGCCGGATGGAGTGGCGGAGCCGCTGTGGGATGCGCTACTCAAGGCCGGCAAGCCGCAGGGACTCGCGCCCATCGGTCTCGGCGCGCGCGACAGCCTCCGCATCGAAATGGGCTATCCGCTCTACGGTCATGAGATTTCAAAGGAGATCGGTCCGGTCGAGGCGGGACTGCTTCGATTTGTTGACTTGAAAAAGGAATCGTTTGTGGGTAAGCAGGCCATTCAAAAGAGGGCGGAGAAGCCGCCGGCGAAGCTGTGCGGTGTCGCCCTCAAAAAGGACGGTATGATTCGCGATCACTATGAGGTAGCGACGGGATCGCCCTCGACGGCGATCGGCCTGATCACCAGCGGATGCTTCTCGCCGGTCCTCAAGCGATCGATCGGACTGGCCCTCCTGACGAGCTCGCCGGTAGGCGCACCCTTTACGGGTGCGTCTTCGGACGCGGGCGTAAAGCCCGCGGCTCCCGGGATGGGGCAGGACGCAGGCATGAAGCCTGCGGCTACCCGATCCGGTTGGGAGGGCGCACACATTCGCATCCGCATCCGGGCCAAAGAGGTCGAAGCCGAAATCGCGAAAGTACCCTTCGTGACGCCCGGAACGAAGAAAGCGTAG